The genomic DNA GGCCACAATCATGGATGGAGCTCATATAGAGAGTGATGTGATTATTGGGGCGGGTGCGCTTGTTACACCCAATACAAAAATTCCTAGTGGGGTTTTGGTTGTTGGCAGCCCGGCTAAAGTAAAACGCGAATTAAAACCTGAAGAGCTTACTTTTTTAAAAAAATCAGCACAAAATTATGTAGATTATCAATCTTTGTATAAATAAACATTATGTCTCATTTTGATTTATTAAAGTCTTGTCCTATTTTTTCACAACTCAGTGATTCTGAAATGATATTACTTGAAAAGAGCTGTGAGGAGATTTTATTGGCCAAAGGTGAAGATTTATACAAACAAGGTGATATGAGCAAAGGCTTTTGTCTGATTAAAGCAGGTAAATTATCAGCAGGTGATGATGACGGAGTTTTAAATGCGGGTGATTTTATAGGCTCATTTTCACTTTATAAAAGCGGTCTAAAAGCTAAATTAGATGTTCAGGCCATTGAAACCACGGCTTTACTATGTTTATCTCAGCAAAAGTTTTATGCTTTAGGGCAAGATAATCCTCATATTCAACTTAAAGTGGCGTACGGTATATTGAACGAATATGTTTCTGAGCTCGATCAGGTAGCAGAGATTTTATTAAAATAATTAGGCTATTTGTCGCTTTTACAACTCAAAAAAATCTGCTAGCTAAGAGTGCATGTTTAGTTTTTGGGGGTATATCAAGACATTCACAGGCTCTTTTTTAATGGTTTTTTGTTTATGGATAAACAATGGCTTTGGTCAAGAGAGATTAAGTGTTGACACAGGTATATCTGAATATAGACAGCAAAAAATAATCGAAGCAACTGAGCAAATTAGTGAAGTTCTTGAACAATCTATAGAAACTCTCAAAGAGATTGCACAACTGATAGAAACTGAAGCTGAGAGTGACTATGAAAAAAAGTTGCTACGGATATGGGATGCTACATTTAAAGGCAATCATGCTAATGAAATTTTAGAAAGGTTTGAGAGTCTACAGCAGCAGTTCAATGAAAACTTAACACATATTCGTTATGCCTCGCAAACGATGTGCGAGACAAAAACACAAGCATCATTAAAAAAGGTTATTAAGCTTGCCTTTGTTTTAATGCTCAGGAACAGAGTTACCGGTGAAATTGTACCCTATGATGCTGAAGGACAAACTCCTAGCCATGAGGCAATTGTTAATTTATGTGATCATTGGTTTGACTCTATTG from Oligoflexia bacterium includes the following:
- a CDS encoding gamma carbonic anhydrase family protein gives rise to the protein ATIMDGAHIESDVIIGAGALVTPNTKIPSGVLVVGSPAKVKRELKPEELTFLKKSAQNYVDYQSLYK
- a CDS encoding Crp/Fnr family transcriptional regulator, whose amino-acid sequence is MSHFDLLKSCPIFSQLSDSEMILLEKSCEEILLAKGEDLYKQGDMSKGFCLIKAGKLSAGDDDGVLNAGDFIGSFSLYKSGLKAKLDVQAIETTALLCLSQQKFYALGQDNPHIQLKVAYGILNEYVSELDQVAEILLK
- a CDS encoding M35 family metallo-endopeptidase, which gives rise to MVFCLWINNGFGQERLSVDTGISEYRQQKIIEATEQISEVLEQSIETLKEIAQLIETEAESDYEKKLLRIWDATFKGNHANEILERFESLQQQFNENLTHIRYASQTMCETKTQASLKKVIKLAFVLMLRNRVTGEIVPYDAEGQTPSHEAIVNLCDHWFDSIGFLDQIASLVHELTHWYLKTEDHAYVYQHAKYKALTAHEHKSNADSYAYFIKQVLLLKPLQNRPEV